ACTACTTGAGCGTATATATAAGGAGTTAATAAGACAGACAAACTCCTAAGTCCAAACACTTAACTTTCCTCTCTATTCCTAacttttttcaaaccctaaaattttctGCTGCAATTTTTCTGCGTGTAAATATATCCTTCTTCTTTAATGAGGAATTTCAACAATCTCCCAAGAGACATTCTACTAGACATTATCACTCGTTTACCAACTGAATCCCTTCTGGGCTGCAAATTAATCTGTAAACCATGGAGAAATCTGGTTTCCCACCATCCATCGTTCTCAATTGCACCTAACTCATCTCAGTCATTCTGCTGCTGCTAAGTTAAGTTTTCTTGTTAGAGCTGGAAAAAGACTTTACTATTTTGATCAGAACAAAAAAGAACGACTTTACTATTTTGAGTATAATGAGAATAATGGTGTGACTTGTATCAAAAGGATCAACTTAACCCCTCCGTTTGCATCTTATTGGGCTCTTGTTTCGTTTAATGGTTTAGTCTGTATATATGGATCGCTAGATTCTTCGTATTGTATTTGTAACCCCGTGACCAGAGAATATGTTATTCTTCCTAGGAGTATGAGAGACTGTGATGATCAATATCGTTATAGTTCAAGCGGATTTGGTTACCTCCCTTCAACTAATGAGTATAAAGGTGTTGAATTATATAAGTTAAGGAAAGACCCTAATATCCTTTTGGTTTCGGTGTATACTCTTGGCCGTGGTAATGGGTGGAGAACTGTACATGTTGGGAGGTTGGATACTGAATCTTCCATAACAGTTTATGGCGTACGTGCTGTCTTTGTGAATGGCGCCCTACATTGGAAAGATAAAATTGGAGGAAGGGTTTTGCCCTTTGATTTAGCTGATCAGAAATTTAGTAAAGATCTTTCACCGCCTTTGCCACCAGACAGAAGCTGTTATGATTATAATTATACTATAGGGGAGTTGGGCGGGGTTTTATATTATGCTATCAGATGTGACAGTCGAATCGATTATGGCATATGGCTactgaaagaaaagaagaatattcCTGACATTAAAGAGCTGGGGGAGCATGAACCATTCGGTTGGAGTAAAAAAATTCGCCTTCGCCGAAGAGAACCAATTGCCTTCACCAAGAGTGGTTCTGTTTTGTGTTTCGATGATACCTCTGTGGCCAATTATGATGCATTAGCTTCCAGCTTGAAAAAGCTTCTGCATCTTAGTGCAATTTTTCAAATATTTCCTCATAAGAGCACCTTAGTGTCATTgaaagaagtaggagaagaaggtATAAAAATTATGGGTCCAGCTGAAATTAAGGAGGCATAAAAGCTGTGATTCGTCGACAAAGCAGTTTGCAAGTTGAGGACCTTGGATACACCTATTAACTGGTAATCTTTATTGAGCTTCTGAAGTTGAGAACTTTGTATGGGTTTCAACATGAGATTTGATAAACCTTTTCATTATCCCAATGAGTACTGTTTGAAGTTTACTGTTAGTCTGTTTTGTATCACCAGTCTCAACTTTATGgcactttttgtttttgtttttgtcttcttttttgttttagtTAAACTATATTGCTTTGTTAGTATTTAGTTCGTTGCCCACTTGAGCTGAATGCAGTTGGAGGATATGATGCGTACTTATCTAACTTGTTTCGTTCTTATACATTGGAGTCGAATAAGTATATGGAAGCAAGATCGTGGAAAGTGAGAGCTTTCCATGAATGTGTACTCAGTTTATTTGTTCTTACTTCTTTGCGCAGACGGTGGATAATTTGAGGATCCAAGGACCTTCGCTTGTGATGTTAAGAGCTGGCGGTCAATCACTTTCAGCGCACAGAATTGGATGCTTGGATAGGAAATAGCACAAAATCAACTAGGCAGAGTTCTGTGTGATAGCGATCATGATTTTGTTTCAACTCTCTCGTTAGTTAACTATCACCAAGCTAATTGCTTGTCTTCAAATAATGCTAAGTGTGGCTAGGTACCTTTACACACTACTACTACAACTACCGTATGTAATGTTTTCTCAGAATCATCAGACGCAGGACAGTGATTCTGTTGGCAACCAAGATTTTCCCAACTTCTTCCGGGTGAATGAGTTTTCTTCTAATTTTAGTTATCCACATATTGCAATCCTACATCCTCAACTTTACGTTTAACTCTGAGTCGGCTAGATTTCAATTTGCATCATTTTGGAAGGATGTGTTTATTTACCATGTCGGGTGGGTTGCGTCTCCGCATGCTGGCAGCCGGTGTAAAAACTTCGCGGCATATATGGAGAGACCTATCGTTACGCGATACTATCTCTGCTCGacctggtacttgctactggacaagagctttggttttggttttggttttggttttggtgttTATTTACCATGTCGTAGCTGCTATCCTTTCTAGAGTTAAGTTCTGTCTTGATTACTTGCAAATTGTCCTGCACTTCTATTGTGCCTGCCGTTCTAAGTTTGTTTGCCAATTATCATGAAAGGTCCAATTCAAATCTGTGTTTTTTTAATTTAGAACTTCTGAATTTTCCCTTAGTTTTAGATTTATCATTTCTTTTTACCACTTGAAGCCTCTCTCTGAATTGTATTTGGAAGCACATAATGTGTATGCTTTACCTTCTGGTTCGATGATGGATTATTGATGATGAGAAACACGATTTCACATAATTGTATTCGCGAAGGAAATTCTTGATTTCGTCTTTGTGAATGATAATAAGCTAGATtcaaaattcttgattttgcatAAAAATATATTACTAACAGAGGAagactttttttattatttcaataactACAATATATATGCAGCaaaaagaaataacatgataATCGCACTTTTCTAAGTCATACGACTGGAAGTATATTCTTCTACTTGATATACTGAGAGATCCATTGCAATCCTTGCCCAtaacctgattgactgacaataCTGCACATGAAGACCTCAAGAGGTCGTATATTTGAGTTCCCAAGATTTACAGTTCCTTTGCCTGTTGTAGAATTGGTGAGACCAAATTCATGCTGCAAATTCTCTTCCGAAACTGCAGTGTATTTGTCAATCTTGTTTCCCAACACAAGGAACGGTACAGTTGCTAAAGCATCATCTAAGAGGAGATGGGCTAGTTCCCTTCTCGATTCTGCGAACCTCTCCTGGTCGGATGCATCAATCAGATACACCACCGCATCCATCTGCGGCATGTAAACAAAGCTTATTTTGTTTGTGCGAGAGAAGATTTTCTTTTTAACTAATTCAAGCAAAAGTTAGGTGCAGATAAGCGGCAGATGTTTCTGACTTACCTTGGCGTAGTAATCTTTCCAAACTCTACGTGCAATTTGATGTCCGCCCAAATCGAAAACCTTGAACGCGATCTTTCCAATGGTTAACTCCTCTGATGTTGGATGGAGTGTAGGTTGATGTTGAACTAATTTCTGTCATATTCATAGATTCTTAGTCAATTCTCAATATACAGAGAAAACGCATTAGAGAATTACACTATGAACACAACAaggtaaaaaaagaaaagaaaaacaaacctcGTTTTTCAACATCTGAAGTAACGTTGTCTTCCCATAATTATCAAGTCCTAAGAACAGGACCTTTGCTTCTTTATGCCATAACCCAAGTGATGCAAGAACTCCATAGAACCAATTAATGAATATTTTGAGCAAGGGATATTGTGGAAAGAACTGATTGAGTAACGAGACTATAAATTCAAGAATTTTAAGATGATTATTGGGATAGTTTTGGTTAAACTCGAAAATACTTGATATTTAAACTAACACAAACTAATCCTAATGGAGTGCTTAGTTCACACCGACGATATAACGAGCTCCTATTGGTCCTATTTGTTGGCAGGTGCCTATGAGCCTTTATTGACGGTATTGACTCTATTGAGGAAGAAAAGTCGGTGTGGCGGCCTCTTGTCCAGCTGGCTATTTTAGGCATTATAAAACTGACACGACATGATGTTAGGCACGGGCACTGTAAAGCGACAAAAAATGTCACAGACTCACAATTACATCCAAAGCACGAAAGCACAATGGACATCAGCACTCGTGCCTTCCGCTATATTCACAACATAATCTTGGCCTCTCTAATTTACACATATACAGTCCAACCTCGATAAATAAATGCTCTCGgaccaagaaaaaatatttgtttagcggggttatttatttatcgataaatgaatatttattcatttatcgataaaccaatattttttcatttagacaatattttcttaattaagaagttCAATTGTATAGGAGAAAATGTACAAGTATACCTAGGAAATATTGGTCAAAATTCTTATCAATAATTCAATTAACattcattttcttttgaattaaCTGGTGTCATTTCTAATTTACGTTTTAGAAATTTGTTGGACGTCGAacatcttttgaactatcctaacGAGAATGATGCAGTTATGGTGTCTCCAATagacgaagaaattattgagtcagtaatgaataatgagaatgattctgaaccagatgatagtagcgTTGTACCAAATGTGTCATCTAAAGATGCTTTTCAAGCGATGGTCACATTAAAAAATTACTTGCTACAACACGAGCAAAATATTCCAGATATTGTGCAAGCATTGCAAAAAATTAAGGATACAGTGCATTTTGATTTGGGTGGAAGAAAAAGACAATCAACCATAGATGATTTTTTTTGAGTTCATtcctacatatatttttatgtaaaattttctgatatgtattttggtttatttatatatatattttttttatatataattcagtgattagtcgtttatatttctatagggcctttaaggatccaattttttttattcattaatgaaTTAaaagaggttattcatttatcaccttggCCCAAATCGGGACcggagaaaattattcatttgggaggttattcatttatcgaacattcatttatcgaggttcgaTTGTACTTCCAAATCTGATCTTTTTACAAGAATAGATTTAATTCCACATATTCAAATTTATAAGTTTTTATTATCTTATTTTTTTAATTCAGGACTGAAGATAGTTGAGAAATTAAACtactcttattattttattattaatgcTGGACGAAagataattaagaaattaaactacgtttttttaataggaaagaagataattaagaaattaaactagatttacataagaggagtatttcatgagatctccaaactcgTGAGCGGTGACTCGATCCGCTGAACTCCTACTTGAGAGTCAGACTCTTGGACAATTGGGATATCCTATGATGATCCTAAGAACCTGGACTTGCAATCTAAGTTATTCTAAAATTAAACAATTTCTTAACAATATAtaaataaattctaaaaataagaattacctaaaataataataattaatattAAATTTGATGGATGTCTTACATCACGCCTGTCATCTTGAAAAGAATTAGTCTCGAATCAACAATATACTAAAGAACATACGCTACATCAGATGTTGGCGCATGAAAATAGTTGCCCCTCAGTAGGACTACGGAGCCTCCAGAGGTAGGGACCCATTATGAAAATAGAGATttggggactaaggcccaagtccaATAGAGGATGTCCATGAAATATTAAGGATAAGGAAAGGATTAAGGAGAAACTAAagggtatataaaggagattgGCAACAACGGTAAATAAGGAGATCGATCCCAATGACATGTGGCACAATGTCATGATAGGAAGGGATTTTGGGAAAAGCCTATAAAAGAAAGGACATAGTACAATGGAAAGCAAGATTCCTCTGATGTCATACTAGGAAAAGGTGTAGTCATTGTTGTGGCTAGGACGTGTAGGACCTATATCATCTTTACCTTTCAACATCAGGCTCGCCATCTTGAAAAAAAGTTGTCATCGAGTTCTGCAGATATTACAAACGACTCGTCCAACAAAAAATATACTATGAGTTTGTAAATGTCCAACAAACGACTCGTACAATAGAGCACCATAACATAGATCGTCGAACACAAAGACTGACGCGACATAGGTAATAATTGGAGTAATAATTATCTCACGGTATTTTTGACCAACAAAAATATTCTTACTTAATAATCGATCTTCAAGAACAGAAATATTAAACGACTCACCAGAAGAtattaatgtcttatgtgttaaTTTTGGCGAAACTTCATACGTCAACACTATCCgggaaaataattttttgattACTAGCGACATGACAATTTGGATCTGCTTCACATCACGAGATTGAGGACCATCATTGTGATTCTCGATTATTGTTTCAATTCGAtaagattgattcaataaattctAGTTGACACTGGGTTGCGGCTTGAGATTGTGCAGGTTGACATTATATTACGGCTTGATAATCTGCAAGTTTACGTTGGGACTCTATAATAACATGTACAATATCATCACGGCTAGTAAGATCATCTTTCCCATTACCGGTCatgatgaaaaaaaattaaaattggaCGTGAATATTGAAGGAAAACTGGAAAGGTGAGAACCGAAACTTATAAAAGTGTAATCAAAGGATTGGGCCTAGCTAGGTACTATTGGGCTTGGTACGTTCAGTGGGCCTACGACTCTACTGATCAAAATAAGAAacttgttttgaggcatactgaatttttttaggcatactagataatgttaaaatagggtcactaaataaaaaacaacatcacccctcatccatcctttttgataatggcataattACCCTGCATAactagtgttaatgattatgattagatttgattaattaggaattttaaggattgattaaaaattaaattattagtggtaaattagtagagaaatcgaatttatgtgagagagttgggatttttgagaggaagaaaaagaagaagtgaaaaaaacgtgggttttgagattttggtgattagaagtgaccaaaatgtgtgattcaaatcagaggtagacttTTATACGAGGTTTAATGTCCTTCTTATAAGTTGAATccgtcaaaaaattgaatttttaaaacccaaatctactgaccagatgaacggttcggctgataactagCTGAacctgtgttttttgaaaatatacctacgTTCGGCTAACAACATGTccgccgaacctaggtatattcaAAATacagaggttcggctgacaagttaccAACCGAACTTCACTCTCTAACTGACGAGTTTTGGTTCGGCttattcgaacaaaatctagcaaagtcgcatcagccgaacatagtgtttctgtAAATCATATACTAGGTTCGGCTCCAAATTGATATTCCAAAATTAGCCGAACTGATATTCTGAAAATTTAAAATGAAGAACAAggctaggttcggctgattcggaCAACATATAGCAAattcgcattagccgaacatagtgtttctctaaattatatactaggttcggctcaaaattgatattccaagatcagctgaactgatcttctgaaaaccctaatttcatctgtgaaatcatattctattgatcaaacaaaataaaatcaatcaaaaacaagatgggtttgttacaaatACATctgagagcaattgagatttggatttcgcactccaacatcgctcactcggattcgtgtttcctttgctTGATTAATTAAttgcttgattgaattggagtccaagatgtttaagtttaaaggttattttgatttttgattttaggtttttgagaataaaggcactctagtaatttaaattgtttaaggatatgtaggtaattgcactacctttagacgccccttataaacccaccctagatgggATAATGAATgaatatgcctcaaaaaaattcagtatgcctcaaaacaggtttcattaACAAGGTGGATTGAGAATACTGGCGGTgatttttccctttttctttttttttttactaaacgaaaaataaaattaaaaagataGTTGATAAGGGTTTAGGatgagtccaaatttgtgcacccctctaaaaccggggtgcacattccgACTTTCTGGAAGGTTTTTCGGTCAAAACCGAATACTAATTTATTGTAATTTGActtttctctctttcttcatCTTTTATACTTCTCACTTATCCCTGAATTGTCTTTCTTTAACCGATACCTCTGTAGCTTCTCTCAGGGAACCAGAGAGAAACGATAAGATATTCTCTTCTTCCctcagagcaactgcagtggtgcgagtataaccaaagaccaaagaggaaagaaaagaccaaattttgggtttagtatggtgtgtgacgctacggtggaaaaactaaatttggtcagacgtatattatacgttcgcctgatgtggggcgtggactataccaacgcctggtgtgggacggaGACTATACGTTCGCTCGGTGTGTAGAaagattcaaaaagaaataaaaaaaaaaaataaaaaaaaatggggcggaggtattaaccCCTCCCATGCATTTGAACtttgtaaagagtggggcggaggtataaacaacgccccacacaaaagaaaaaaaataagaaaaaaaaacgggtgtgcattatacgttcgcctggtgtggggcgtggactatacgtccgcccgGGGTGGGATGTgaactatacgtccgcctggtgatggggcgtggactatataaacgcccgactatatttgggtttggtcttggtcgcggACCAAATTTGATCTGAATTTTAgtatttgatcaaattttgatcgatggtccgtcccactacgcgtATCCACTggacactatatttgggtttagtcgtccctTGTGGACGCTCTCAGTGGTGTATACCAATACCATATACATTAAAATTCATGGCTATACTTTGATTAATCATAATTTATAAGCTTTCTCGACTTGTATTCCTGTCCAAATTTTCAAGAGACATAAAAGATTGAATGCAGAAGTTGAATTTCATCACATTGATTTCCAAGATGACACATCAATACAACGAAGGAAGAATTTTTAATTTGTTCTTTTGCCCGAACGTGAATTTACAATGTAAGATTACTTATTATCTAACCTCAAGACAATCTAGTATTCATGCTAGATTTCACGAAGCTCCTCTTCCCCATCCTAACGTCTTCcctaaactaaaaataagaatacAACCCCAATTTCAtcaagtgcaaaagaaaaattaaGAACACCCGGTAAGCAATCgaacaaaattaaaaatattgTCTTTGGATTCCTAATTCCTAATAGAAACGCCTGCATTGTGAATCTTTCTACCAATTTCAATAACTCAACACAAGAAAGGGATATGTGGCAGAGAAGAAGACATGAAAGGAAAACATATCGAGAAGAATTTAGAACAATCAAGAAGATAATGGAGAGTTATAAATATTAATACAGGATATATATTTTATGTAAAAGCAGTTTAGTATCTGGTTTTGACCGAAAAATCTTCCAATTAGGAAGGCTGGTACATCCGGTTTTAgagggtgcacaaatttggactcgtttaggatgaagagatacaaagaTCTCGAtaggtatagaagaaaagaaagggcAAATAAAAATTAACACAGAGCGGACAcgtgaataaaaaaaaattgataataaaGTAGAAGAATAATAGAGAAAATTATGTTTcaataaataataatatattGTATAAAATACATTGGACTTGTCTCTTATTTATAGGGAAGACTTTTAACTCTAGTTCTATAAGAACCCTAACTTGTGATCTAAGAATtacctaaaataataataagtaTTACTAATCTTAAATCTAATGGATGTCCTACATCATGCCTCTCATCTTAAAAAGGATTCATCTCCCATTAACAATGTACCAAAGAATATGTGATGCATTAATTtctacatttttttctttttggttaatATAGAACGATTTTAATAATTTCAATACGCCGAACTGGGGTATACTAAACGAATTGGGGACTACATAATAAAATAAAACATGATCATTAGGAAGTACAATCAAAAGTACTTAGCCACGTTGTTTTCGCAGTGGCAAATCTTTTTCTAATTTAACGAGTTGGAGactatataataaaataaaataaaataaaataggatcATTAATCCCAAGTCCTTAGCCATGTTATTTTAACAATGGAAAATCTATTTCTAATTGATTGACAATATATTTAATTAGTAAATattgttaattaaatttgttaaGTAAATGTTTTGATTATTGTTTTTGTTGGATCTAACTTATGGATCTTGTtagaaaaaaatttgattttttaaataataaaataacgaTTTTTAATAATGACATTAAATGTCTTCATGTTATACCAAACATCGTCATGCTATAGTACTTTATACCATGACAGACTATAGGAGATTTTGCATCCAGAGAACGGTGTGATAATTGCCAATTAGTTGGCATGCATGATAATAAATTGGTAACATTCCGACTAATCCAAAGTCGTCAGGGTTTGGATTTTGCAGAATGATGACTCTGATacttgtattatttatttttccagAGTAGTTATTCTACAAACCCAAACCCTGAAGACCATGGATTATTAGTCCACCACACCAATTTTGGTGTTTAGCAGACGATTTTGTCGCTTGAATGGGATTGCAACGACATGTGGCTATTGCAAAGCACCTCGTTGCAATTTTCGCAACAGCTCTAGCGTCTTTGCGAAATTCAACCAGCAACGGCTCCTTGCACGGTATCAATCCGTTGCGAAATTATAATTTAATAAAAATTGTATTATGTTGCTAATTTCTGGTAAACTCTTCATTAGCAACGCACACCAGTCATTGCTAAAATTTTGCCACTGTCGAAAAAATATGGCCAAGTCTTTAATTGGCCATATTTTCCTCAACATTTCCCTGTAATTACCCACTATATCGCAATTATACTGAGACATATAATTCTTTTGATTCAATCTTATGATTCTCGTATTCTACATTCCCATTCTTCTAATACTTCCTCAAGTTTGTCCAACCTTCTGCACTCAATCGAAATTCTGATagctttttggagttttgggTCCAAGATGCACCTTCAATCTTGGATCTACCTTATATACTTATTGGTTCGACTTTGCAGCATTGATCTTAAAAATAATATATTCATCTATAGTGTTAGATGAATTACAATCACTAATACCCTAGACAGTACTAACCATAACACACCTATTTTACAATGCGTATTGTCAGACcagtgctcggttgaacccacaatttatgctatcttaagcttgttttcaatattacatgattaaaattatatcttgatttgtctACTGATTCAAGTCCCGGACTAGGTTATAATTTGGTAGTTGATCAGACATctccctcgaagactgaagatcgataaagacatttggagaacttctatatgtattaggtatgtgaagactgaagcaTTCTATTTttctcactatcttaccattataTTTGTTCATACGATGTCGTATGACTTTTAgtatatttacaaagaagaagtttcgaatcaagcttttcttgttaaaatcgaaatatgattttaacaaaagatgttcaacggtcctaagcaatttattttttgagaattaatttgtggatcaattaaaAAATTCCCTTGAAGATGATTTTATCAATTTGGAatgtttctgttagagcattgctcggtcgaactcgcatgcgttgctatctcaagcatgtttatcaatattagtgatcaaaactatatgtcttgatttctagtatacttatgactaagtctcggtctaggatagttaggaatagttgagctccagactccatggagattatcttgcaaagacgaagaactactcaaggaaccagtggaacttcatccgaccaaaaggtatgtgaagatttgaactcatcttgtcactcaaaagtctatctattctatctcctactcttgagacaaaagtcgtataagtatgatagttttcatacatacacatttgctatctcgagtcgagtttactcgcctatatttttctcgaaatacgtgttggtaagcttttgctttaaccatcttcatctttacccgtgacgaaagtcatgatgacgtttcaatcttgaaaatagctttgatgacgatagtcgattctttatgtctaacaactgttataacattatagaagaatgtttcaatgattgaaatgtagagttgagaatatgtaaccacttatggatgtaagcatatattgtgttcgcacattagtgtataaatccatgtgccggaaaccaagtgcgtgcatatgtgtgcatgcggtgttggtgaaggagacaggttgggtatgcgtacccgtactcgtactggcggaaattcacgtccgtgaaattctgccgAGTTttaagtttacgaactcaaaaacaagtcaccttaggtacgcatactggcggaactttttcacccgaaaaagtctgttgagtttggaaactaaaaccaactcaaaatacgGTAGCTAAaatacgcatacccatacgcatacccaagctagttatttctcaaatcggtagttcgtggacttaaaacaataaattataaggaatgcaatctttgcaaaccgtggatatattgttcatgaattgattcaaatgaatcaaaccgattttgtttcaattgtgtctatgtataaatacctaagcagttgaacaactcttgaactagttcttatgagtcatttgaacgagttataagaaagatgaatacggttaatatgaaagcactcatatggctaaccattggtcaaccatttgtgtaccaaccaatgtacacgtttaggtacggttactcaaacctaaatgaatacattttatttttgtgtgacaagctaagtttcgatctaacggttgaaagatattagcttggataaatcaggtttttcatctaacggtgattattgaatgttttgttaataggtaacttagattgcaaaccctgtttgaaaactatataaggagacgtctagcaattgtgcaaaactaatccccacacctcctgtgtgatactagttgacttgctagagtcgattttcctttaatcgtaggtttcttttcgagaccctgttgattaacgactggaagacttcattgggattgtgaagccagacgaaacaacttctcttgtagttgagcgatctgatctttcccttttctatcgtacgagttcaattgaataattgtcttgagattatatctctggtagggcaagataaaaaaatcacaaacatcttcgtctcatcatttgtgattccgtaatatcagtttcgctaccatacgatttagattattgtgtggtgattgataatactaggctgttcatcgggaatataagtccggtttatcaattgg
Above is a genomic segment from Papaver somniferum cultivar HN1 chromosome 10, ASM357369v1, whole genome shotgun sequence containing:
- the LOC113316561 gene encoding GTP-binding protein SAR1A-like, which translates into the protein MTTFFQDGEPDVESIFEFNQNYPNNHLKILEFIVSLLNQFFPQYPLLKIFINWFYGVLASLGLWHKEAKVLFLGLDNYGKTTLLQMLKNEKLVQHQPTLHPTSEELTIGKIAFKVFDLGGHQIARRVWKDYYAKMDAVVYLIDASDQERFAESRRELAHLLLDDALATVPFLVLGNKIDKYTAVSEENLQHEFGLTNSTTGKGTVNLGNSNIRPLEVFMCSIVSQSGYGQGLQWISQYIK